In Papaver somniferum cultivar HN1 chromosome 1, ASM357369v1, whole genome shotgun sequence, a genomic segment contains:
- the LOC113315768 gene encoding receptor-like protein CLAVATA2: protein MEDRGNLVLKNPVLISVNLLLLMILLSSSSLCFVLTEETEDFNEKDRDPLLSFKSSLTDSKQSLSNWVSGFNNWTGIICNNQTGRVISIKLTNLNLSGQINPSLCNLLMLETLVLSQNNFSGFIPICFRNLKFLKILDLGYNGFQGNVPLVELVSLPYLKELILKGNLGLGGLIPDNFSVSSLEKIDLSANSFRGVIPESLFYLKSLKYLDLSGNELSGMLNEFYQPLVVLNLASNSLSGTLPCFSASVESLNVLDLSNNSIMGGIPTCISSLSVLVQLNLSFNELKYRVSPRFIFSDQLLVLDLSYNEISGPIPSVISETSDKSGLVLLDLSHNQFSGEIPLGITELKNLQGLILSHNRLSGEIPARIGNLTYLQAIDLSNNWLSGSIPLNIVGCFQLLQLKLNNNNLSGVIQPELDALDSLKIFDISDNRFSGEIPLTLAGCKSLEIVDLSSNNLGGEINEAIVKWVNLKSLSLSGNNFHGALPNWLFSFEQIHSIDLSRNNFSGLIPDGDFNISSSLNHRGLSSNNLRQSSATRDSAIRVTLGLLGKNEMSFGYTLLSPVGIDLSVNSLKGEIPEGLFGLQGVEVLNLSYNFLAGQIPISLVKMWSLTSLDLSHNSLSGQIPTNISGLQELTFLNLSYNCLSGFVPGEHKFWRFPEAFAGNPDLCVEVVSGEGCHKMKSPLPPGEDIFAGDGDGMISVWAFWISAVVSFYVGVVALFCFPPARHYILRPMKSVY, encoded by the coding sequence ATGGAAGACAGAGGAAATTTAGTACTTAAAAACCCAGTTTTAATTTCAGTAAATCTACTATTACTTATGATCCtgttatcatcatcatcactctGTTTTGTTCTTACTGAAGAAACTGAAGATTTTAATGAAAAAGACAGAGATCCACTTTTGAGTTTCAAATCTTCATTAACTGATTCAAAACAGAGTTTATCAAACTGGGTTTCAGGGTTCAATAACTGGACTGGAATAATATGTAACAACCAAACTGGTAGAGTTATTTCTATTAAGTTAACTAACTTGAATTTATCAggacagataaaccctagtttgtGTAACCTTTTAATGCTTGAAACCCTAGTTCTTTCTCAGAATAATTTCTCTGGGTTTATCCCAATTTGTTTCAGAAACTTGAAATTCTTGAAAATTTTAGATCTTGGTTACAATGGGTTTCAAGGAAATGTTCCTTTAGTTGAGTTAGTGAGTCTTCCATACTTGAAAGAGCTCATTTTGAAAGGGAATTTGGGTCTAGGTGGTTTGATTCCTGATAATTTTAGTGTTAGTAGTCTTGAGAAGATTGATTTGTCGGCTAATTCGTTTCGAGGAGTGATTCCTGAGAGTTTATTTTACTTGAAATCATTGAAGTATCTTGATCTTTCGGGTAATGAATTGTCTGGGATGCTGAATGAGTTTTATCAACCTTTGGTGGTTCTTAATTTAGCTTCGAATAGTTTGTCTGGAACTCTACCTTGCTTTTCGGCTTCTGTGGAATCTCTTAATGTTCTTGATCTTTCGAATAATTCTATTATGGGAGGAATACCTACTTGCATTTCTTCACTGAGTGTGTTAGTTCAGCTTAATCTGTCTTTCAATGAGTTGAAATATCGAGTTTCTCCGAGGTTTATTTTCTCTGATCAGCTACTAGTTTTGGATTTGAGTTACAATGAGATATCAGGTCCTATACCAAGTGTAATTTCTGAAACATCAGATAAGTCGGGGCTTGTTCTGCTTGATCTTTCGCACAATCAGTTCTCAGGGGAAATTCCTTTGGGGATTACAGAGTTGAAGAACTTGCAAGGGCTGATTCTTTCTCATAACCGTCTTAGTGGAGAAATTCCTGCAAGAATTGGAAACTTAACTTATCTTCAAGCAATTGATCTTTCGAACAATTGGTTGTCTGGTTCTATTCCATTGAACATTGTTGGGTGTTTTCAGTTATTGCAGTTGAAGCTTAATAATAACAATCTCTCCGGGGTAATTCAACCTGAGCTGGATGCATTAGACAGCTTGAAGATTTTTGATATCAGTGACAACAGATTCTCTGGTGAAATTCCTCTTACTTTAGCTGGTTGTAAGTCGCTTGAAATCGTTGATCTTAGCTCGAATAATCTAGGAGGAGAGATTAATGAAGCAATCGTCAAATGGGTTAACCTCAAGTCTCTGTCATTGTCTGGTAACAACTTCCACGGAGCTTTACCAAACTGGTTgttttcatttgagcaaatacaTTCAATTGATCTTTCGCGCAACAATTTCTCCGGACTCATACCAGATGGAGATTTTAATATCAGCTCAAGTTTGAATCACAGGGGACTCAGCAGCAACAACTTAAGACAATCATCAGCCACAAGAGATTCTGCAATAAGGGTGACCCTTGGTCTGCTAGGAAAGAATGAAATGAGTTTTGGTTACACTCTGTTATCTCCTGTTGGAATCGATTTATCAGTGAACTCTTTAAAGGGGGAGATTCCAGAAGGGCTCTTTGGATTACAAGGAGTAGAAGTCTTAAATCTTTCGTACAATTTTCTTGCGGGTCAGATTCCTATCAGTTTAGTTAAGATGTGGAGTTTAACGTCATTGGATTTGTCACATAATTCACTATCAGGTCAAATTCCAACCAACATTTCAGGCCTTCAAGAACTGACATTCTTAAATCTTTCTTACAATTGTTTGTCTGGCTTCGTGCCTGGAGAACACAAATTTTGGAGGTTTCCTGAAGCTTTTGCAGGGAATCCAGATTTATGCGTGGAAGTGGTTTCTGGGGAAGGTTGTCATAAAATGAAGTCGCCATTGCCTCCAGGGGAAGATATATTTGCAGGGGATGGAGATGGAATGATTTCAGTTTGGGCCTTCTGGATAAGTGCTGTAGTTAGTTTCTATGTTGGTGTTGTTGCACTCTTTTGTTTTCCTCCTGCAAGGCATTACATTTTACGGCCGATGAAGTCGGTTTATTGA
- the LOC113315773 gene encoding protein TRIGALACTOSYLDIACYLGLYCEROL 3, chloroplastic-like yields the protein MAANMVSISNSVFPTLAGVQNSSGSCRIVVPSRNKLGSSSSSSSFSSEKRIFCCCSAPPRNVGDGISGLKFNDAAAQENLSVGREVEDDSDVLIECRDVYKSFGEKHILNGVSFKIRHGEAVGIIGPSGTGKSTVLKIIAGLLAPDKGEVYIRGRKRRGLISDDDMSGLRIGLVFQSAALFDSLTVRENVGFLLYENSDMSEDQISELVTENLAAVGLKGVEERMPSELSGGMKKRVALARSIIFDNTSESVEPEVLLYDEPTAGLDPIASTVVEDLIRSVHFKGDDAVEKPGNIASYIVVTHQHSTIRRAVDRLIFLHKGKIVWEGMTHEFTTSKDPIVSQFASGSLDGPIQYQ from the exons ATGGCAGCAAATATGGTTTCTATATCAAATTCAGTGTTTCCTACTTTGGCTGGGGTTCAGAATTCTTCTGGTTCTTGTAGAATTGTTGTTCCAAGTAGAAATAAATTgggctcttcttcttcttcgtcttctttttctaGTGAGAAAAGGATTTTTTGTTGCTGTTCTGCACCACCTAGAAATGTTGGAGATGGGATTTCAGGGCTGAAGTTCAAT GATGCTGCCGCCCAAGAGAATTTGAGTGTGGGTAGAGAGGTGGAGGATGATTCTGATGTCCTCATTGAATGTAGAGATGTTTATAAGTCATTTGGTGAGAAGCATATCTTGAATGGTGTCAGCTTTAAG ATTAGACATGGGGAGGCTGTTGGAATTATTGGGCCGTCTGGTACTGGGAAGTCTACTGTACTGAAGATTATAGCAGGGCTTCTGGCTCCAGATAAG GGAGAGGTTTACATTCGTGGAAGAAAGAGACGTggtttgataagtgatgatgaTATGTCAGGACTTCGCATTGGTTTG GTATTTCAAAGTGCCGCACTGTTTGACTCCTTGACAGTTCGTGAAAATGTTGGTTTCCTTCT GTATGAAAATTCTGATATGTCCGAGGATCAAATATCAGAACTTGTAACAGAAAATTTAGCTGCTGTTGGTTTGAAG GGAGTTGAGGAACGGATGCCTTCTGAGTTATCTGGTGGAATGAAAAAACGGGTAGCATTAGCTCGGTCTATAATCTTCGATAACACATCGGAGTCTGTAGAACCAGAG GTTCTTCTGTACGATGAACCTACCGCGGGGCTGGATCCAATAGCATcaactgttgttgaagatcttatACGATCTGTTCACTTCAAAGGTGATGATGCGGTTGAAAAACCTGGGAATATTGCATCTTATATTGTTGTTACTCATCAGCATAGCACCATAAGAAGAGCTGTTGACAG GTTGATATTTCTCCACAAGGGAAaaattgtctgggaaggtatgaCCCATGAATTCACTACCTCGAAGGATCCCATTGTTAGCCAG TTCGCTTCGGGAAGCTTAGATGGGCCAATTCAATACCAATGA